CTGTTAGAAAAGGTGATACGCTGGGTCAAATAGCAGAAAACTTTAATACCAGTGCTAAACGCATTCGGCATTGGAATGGTTTGAGCTATGGACAGCACATTTATCCAGGACAAAAATTAACAATTTACACGAAAAAGAATAATGGATAGCAAATACAAGAATAAAAATCGCATCTATGGAGTAATCGTCATTGCTGTTCTCGCAGTTTTGCTCTTCATGGTTTCGAAAAAAGAGAGTGGGGAAAAATGGTTTGACCACTCAAAACGTATTGCTGTCTTACCGTTGGAAGGGGAAATAAACGCTTCCCGCAAGTGGATATCCTCCTTGAAAACATTCGCAGAAAACGATAGAATCGGTGGCATTCTGATTCCCATTAATTCCCCTGGGGGTCAGGTCGCACCGTCTCAGGAACTCTATCATGCAATAAAAACAGTCAGGGACAATAGTGACAAGCCTATTTTTGTGAGTATGGCCAGTGTGGCAGCCTCAGGGGGCTATTATGCCGCTCTGGGAGCTGATAGCATATTCGCCAACGATGGCACTTTGACTGGAAGTATTGGTGTTATCATGCAGTTCCCCGTTTACTCTGATCTGATGGAAAAGGTTGGCGTGGGTATGCGAACGGTTAAGTCTCAAGACTTTAAAGATGCCGGCTCACCTTTCCGTGAAATGAGTGCCCAGGAGAGGGCTTATTTTCAGGGAATCATAGATGATGTTTATGAACAATTTACTGAGGTGGTTTCTCAGGAGCGCGGGATTGATGAGATAAAT
The sequence above is a segment of the Candidatus Neomarinimicrobiota bacterium genome. Coding sequences within it:
- the sppA gene encoding signal peptide peptidase SppA, which produces MDSKYKNKNRIYGVIVIAVLAVLLFMVSKKESGEKWFDHSKRIAVLPLEGEINASRKWISSLKTFAENDRIGGILIPINSPGGQVAPSQELYHAIKTVRDNSDKPIFVSMASVAASGGYYAALGADSIFANDGTLTGSIGVIMQFPVYSDLMEKVGVGMRTVKSQDFKDAGSPFREMSAQERAYFQGIIDDVYEQFTEVVSQERGIDEINMQSLGNGRVFTGRQAYKANLVDAIGTFEDARRALCIEAGMPQNSQLQYPLEPRRSWWTILKDDVSSALPGWESSSSIKLQYRIPY